The nucleotide sequence ATGTTGAGCTGCAATACTAAAAGCTACCGGCACAACGGTCTCAAACTTAAACAGGTCAGCAATGTCATATACGAACGAAAGAGGTTTTCCGGTATGCACAAAACCAATCGCAGGTGCATATCCAGCAGCCAGCACCCCGGCTTCCGTGACACCATACAGGCAGGCAGTGGCAGAACTCAGGCAGCGGTTAGCAATATCCCCGCTTCCCCATTCCCTGCTGTCATACCGCCGTCCTTTCCATTCAATCCCGTAACGTTTAGCCATTAACTCATACATTTTCTTCACCCGCGCGCCCTCCATGCCGCGCAACTGCTCTACATTGCTGCCAGGAGGAATATCATCATCAAACCTGAATTCATACATCCTGCGAACCACTTTGAGCCGCAGCCCCTCATCAAGAGCCAGTTTCGCCTGGTACAGAAGACGGTCTGAACGCGCGCCGCCGGGCTGTCCGGCTGAATACAGGCGCACTCCCGCCTCACCGACCCAGATTAGCAGGCATCCCACACGTGCAGCGAGAGCCGCCGCAGCATGGGATACACGGGAGCCGGGCTCAAGCATCAGGCAAGCCACACTCCCGATGGGGATATGGGTGCGTACTCCGTTTTTGTCAACAAGGACAAATGCTCCGTCAAGGACATCAAGCTCCCCCTTTTCCAGGAATAACAGGGAGATTCGTTCTTTGATTGCTATGGGTTTGAGTTTGGGGAGCATTGATTTGCCTCAGATTGATGAGCAATAAAACAAAAATTAGATTTTTGCAAGTGTTAATAATCCACATCCGAAAGCTTTTGCGGGGCCAATACCTTCAATCATTTTGTTGACCAATGACTTCGCTTCAATAACTGTTAAAATACCTGAATAGGTGACAGTTTGAATTTTGCCGACGTGGTTTTGATTTCCTTTATCTTTACGGAAGTATAGTAAATCCTGTCGAGCTAAAGAAACTTCCTTAATATCTGCTATACTCTCAAACTGTCGGCTAAGCCATGCAATAATTTCGTCTTCATCAATAATAGGCACTCTGACTTTGCCTTGATTTGTCGTTTTTCCACCGGAGTCTTTGATTCTTTTAGTTGGATTAGCACGTAACAGGAATCTATAGCTTGCTCCATTTATAATGCCATTAAATTGAACTTTTTTGGGCGTATTTAACAGCACTAATTCGCCGTTTGCTGGGTGTGGCTCATCACTGGATTGTAACAATATATGTTGCACACCGTTTTGTCCCAGATTTTCAACTCGAAATAGAAATGAGCGTTTTTCATCACCTTGATCTGGAAATAATTGCCATATTATTTTATGTAGCAAATATGGGTTGACTGGCTTTATAGAATTAAGCACACATTGACTATAATACATAGCTATCTCCCAGGATGTAGAGCGTCCGTGTAGCAAATTGTCTTACTGGATCTTCGATTGGAACATCACGAATTCGCATCGGAGCAGAACCTTGTAACTTTTGTTCACTATATATCGTACCCTGCTTTGGTTCGATTTGGGCGAGTGCATTTTGTGCACTATCAGCTGCGACAATCGTTTCAAATAAAGGGTGTTGTATGGGACAGGAACGACGTCCTAAGGACGGGGTATAATGCGGTTTTTGAATGGCAGCTTTAACTTGTTCCAGATCAAACACTGGATTCTTCCTGAAACCTAATGCTAATGAAAACTCAGCATCACATAGATATTCTCGCCGAGAAATAATTGCATCTGGTCTTGGTGCACCATCGACCTTTCGTGCATCCAGTACAGTATGGAAATCAGTCATTTTTTGCATGGTCAGAGTTTTTTCCTTGGGATGGCCAAATTGTTCTGTCCGAACCTTGCGCCGATCAGCCCTCACCGTAAGCTCAAAACTTGTGTTTAAGTTTGCTCTGCCCTGTATGTCCGCCCTGTCTATACCAATA is from Methanosarcinales archaeon and encodes:
- the cas1e gene encoding type I-E CRISPR-associated endonuclease Cas1 — its product is MLPKLKPIAIKERISLLFLEKGELDVLDGAFVLVDKNGVRTHIPIGSVACLMLEPGSRVSHAAAALAARVGCLLIWVGEAGVRLYSAGQPGGARSDRLLYQAKLALDEGLRLKVVRRMYEFRFDDDIPPGSNVEQLRGMEGARVKKMYELMAKRYGIEWKGRRYDSREWGSGDIANRCLSSATACLYGVTEAGVLAAGYAPAIGFVHTGKPLSFVYDIADLFKFETVVPVAFSIAAQHPKDPEGMVRRACRDAFRETKLLKNIIPTIEEILAAGGISLPKAAPDALQPAIPEERGIGDAGHRN
- the cas6e gene encoding type I-E CRISPR-associated protein Cas6/Cse3/CasE; protein product: MYYSQCVLNSIKPVNPYLLHKIIWQLFPDQGDEKRSFLFRVENLGQNGVQHILLQSSDEPHPANGELVLLNTPKKVQFNGIINGASYRFLLRANPTKRIKDSGGKTTNQGKVRVPIIDEDEIIAWLSRQFESIADIKEVSLARQDLLYFRKDKGNQNHVGKIQTVTYSGILTVIEAKSLVNKMIEGIGPAKAFGCGLLTLAKI
- the cas5e gene encoding type I-E CRISPR-associated protein Cas5/CasD encodes the protein MQDYLIIKLQGAMQAWGGHTFEDYRPSHIFPTRSAVVGLLGACIGIDRADIQGRANLNTSFELTVRADRRKVRTEQFGHPKEKTLTMQKMTDFHTVLDARKVDGAPRPDAIISRREYLCDAEFSLALGFRKNPVFDLEQVKAAIQKPHYTPSLGRRSCPIQHPLFETIVAADSAQNALAQIEPKQGTIYSEQKLQGSAPMRIRDVPIEDPVRQFATRTLYILGDSYVL